A stretch of DNA from Nitrospirae bacterium CG2_30_53_67:
ATTCGAATTTCAAAATTCAAATATTCTAAACAATTCTGCTCCCCATTATACTGTTTCGAACTTTTAATTTTGGTCATTAGATATTGTTTAGAATTTCGGATTTCGAATTTAGGATTTACTGAAAACCTCCTATGGTTATTTTATATTCTTCCCCCAATCACCTTCTCCAGCGCCCCGGCCAGCCTCTGATTTTCCCGGGGCAGACCGATGGTGATCCTGAGATGCCGCTCCCCCATGACCCGCACGATCACCCCTTTACTGAGAAGAGCATCATAGATCTCACGCGAAGGCACGGGCGTCTCCACCCAGATAAAGTTGGCCTGGGTCGGCGTGTAGGGAAGCCCCATGCGCTCAAATGCCTCATAGAGGAACGCCTTGCCTTCCCTGTTGACTTCAAGACTTTCCCGGACATGGGCCTCGTCCCCAATGGCCGAGAGGGCTGCGGCCTGGGCCAGGGTATTGGTATTGAAGGGCTCCCGCACACGGTTCATCGCCTCGATGATCTTCGGGTCCGCCATGCCGTAGCCGATCCTGAGGCCGGCGAGCCCATAGATCTTGGAAAAGGTCCGAAGGACGATCACATCCTTTCCTGCCTTGAGATACTCAAGACCGTCCGGCGATTCCGGATCTTCCACATATTCAAAATAGGCCTCGTCCATGACCACCAGGACCGAAGACGACAGCCTCTCCATGAATGCCTCGAAGCTCTTCCTGTGAATGACCGTTCCTGTCGGGTTGTTCGGATTCGCGATGAAGACACAGAGGGTCTCTCCGTCCACCAGATCGGCCATGGCATCCAGATCATACGTCTCTTTATTCATGGCCGCGGCCCGGCACTCCCCTCCTACAGCCTGCATGGCCATGGGGTAAACCACGAAGGTCCTCTCCGAGGTCACGGCATTCATGCCGGGTCGAAAGAACGTCCTCACAATGAGATCCAGGATCTGATTGGAGCCGTTACCGAGGATGATCTGCTCAGGAGAAAGGCCGTGCCGTTCGGCAAGCGCCTCTTTCAGATAGTAGCCGTTTCCGTCGGGGTAGCGGTGAATGCCCGCCAGCGCCCCCTGAACGGCCTCCAAGGCACGCGGGGACGGTCCCAGCGGATTCTCATTGGATGCCAGTTTGATGGAATTTCTGAGCCTGAATTCCCGCTCCAACTCTTCTATGGGCTTGCCTGGGACATAAGGGATCAGGCGGCGTATATGCTCCGGGACCTGGATCATGCCAGGGGCCTCCTTTCACTTCCGGGCCCTTGGGTAAGAACCGAGAACCTTGAGGAAGAAACATTGATCCTGAAGCGACTGAAGGGCTTCCTTGACCGAGGGGTCTTTTAGATGACCTTCCATATCCACGTAAAAAACATATTCCCAGGCCTTTTTTTTGGTCGGACGGGATTCGATCTTGGTCAGGTTGATCCCATGATCCGCGAAGGGTTGAAGCACGTTGAACAGGGCCCCCGGCCGGTTCTTGAAGGAGAAGAGAATGGAGGTCTTGTCGTACCCTGTACGGGGGGCCATCTCCCTGGATAGGGATAAAAAGCGCGTATAGTTCTGCGCGTTGTCCTCAATCCGCTGCTGGATGGTCTTCAAGCCATAGACCTTGACCGCCGCCTCGCTGGCGATGGCCGCAGAATCCGGGTCTTCCGAGGCCAACTGGGCGGCCCGAGCCGTACTTTCCACATCAATCACCGGAATATGGGAGAGATGCTTCCGGATCCAATTCCTGCACTGGGCCGTGGGCTGCGGAAAGGAGTAAACCTTGCGCACCCTCGCCATCTCGCCGGAAATGCTCATCAGGTGAAGCGAGATCTCAAGAAGCATCTCAGACGTGATCTTGAGGTCGGACTCCAGAAACATGTCGAGGGTGTAGCTGACCCCGCCCTCCGTGGAATTCTCGATCGGGACCACACCGTAGTGCACATGCCCCCGCTCCACGGCATCGAAGACCTCGCTGATACTCTTGACCGGGACATGCCGGGCCGAATTCCCGTAAATCCGCATGCAAGCCAGATGGGAAAAGGTCGCCTCCGGTCCCAGATAGGCCACCTTGACCGGCTCTTCCAGCGCCAGTGACGCCGACATGATCTCGCGATAGACCGAAAGGAGGGCCTCATTGGGGAAGGGCCCCTTGTTCTTTTTCCCCAGCCGTTCCAGGACTTCGAGCTCCCGGGAAGGCGCATGAACGGTTTGATTCTCCTTCATTTTGATCTTGCCGATCTCGATGGCCAGTTCCGCCCTCTGATTCAGCGCATCAAGAATCTTTTCGTCCAGGGCATCAATTTCCCTGCGCAGATCGTCTAACCGGCCCATGTCCCCACCTCATCTTCCCTCTCGGAACTCCCCCGAACAGCGGGCGCTGACCGAAAAGTTTATACATTTTAACCAATTATGGAGCCTGAATCAATGAATAATTTCACCAAATCGTGGGTTTCCTGTCCGGGCAGGGGGTGCAGAGAACTTTTTTATGCCGTATCTATTCTTCGGACTGCCGCTCACTTTGCATTTTCAACACCATCACTTTTCTTCCGGCGGACGGACCGTGAGAACCGGGCAGGGAGCGCTTCGAACCAGTTTCTCGGTGGTGCTCCCGAGAAGGAACCGGGAGACCCCTTTGCGGCCGTGGGTGCCGATGACGATCAGGTCGATCCCCTCTTCCTTCACCACCGTGAGGATCTCGTTGATCACGTCCCCGACCTTCAGGATCTTTCTGACTTTGATCTCGCGGCCCTGAATTTCTGCGGCCTGTTTATCCAGCGCCTTGCTCATCTGCTCCCGGATCACCTCTTCGATCCGGACGGGGGAATGAAACTCGCTGTAGACATCATACATGTCGAAACGCACGTCCACCACCGAAACCAAAACCAGATCGGCCTTCAAGGCGGCACAGAGATCAACCGCATACTCTACGGCATACCGGGAATAAGCGGAGCCGTCCGTAGGAATTAAAATGGTTTTAATCATAGAGACCTCCTCTCTTTTATGTTGAGGCGCAGTCACGCTGATCCCCCCGGATTTTGTCTATTGCGTGCGGCAGGGCCGGAAGGAGCACGGTCAGGTTTTCCCGGGCGCCTCGGGGACTTCCCGGGAGGTTGATAATCAGAGTCTGCTTCCTGATACCGCAGACGGCGCGTGAGATCATGGCTCGTGAGGTCTTCTTTAAAGACGCGGCCCGCATGGCCTCGGCCATGCCGGGGACCTCCCGGTCGATGACGCGCAGCGTGGCATCGGGAGTCACATCCCTAAGAGAGACGCCGGTGCCTCCCGTGGTCAGGATCACATCCACGTCTCCACGGTCCGAGAGTTCGCAAAGGAGCGCTTCAATGAGAACCGCTTCGTCCGGAAGGAGCTTGTAGAAAATCACCTCTCCGGGAAGGTCACGGACCATCTCCTGAAGAAGCCTCCCGCTCTCATCATCGCGGATCCCTTGGGCGCCCTTGTCGCTCAGGGTCAGAACCGCCACTCGGTAGGACCTCTCCGAACCGGCAGGGACGTTCTGAGAATGATCACGGCTCAACATAGGGCCCCTCTCCCGATGGGACGAGAATCGGATCGCCGGGCTTGACCTCGCCTCCGGAGAGGACCCGGACAAAGATCCCTTCCCTCGGCATGACGCAATCCCCGGCCTGCCGGTAGATCTCGCAACGGTCATGGCATACCTTTCCGATCTGCGTAACCTCCACCTCGACCTGATCCCCGATGCGGAGCCTGGTCCCGATGGGCAGCGAAACCAGATTGATATTCTCGGTGGTCAGGTTCTCGGCAAAATCGCCGGGCCCCACTTCGATCCCCAGCGCCTGCATCTTCCGGATACTTTCGATAGCGAGCAGGGAGACCTGGCGGTGCCACTTCCCGGCATGCGCATCCGATTCGATCCCATGGCCCGCCGAGATCATGACCGAGGCCACCGGCTTCTTCCTCTCTCCCTTGTTCCTGCTGATATTGACTGAAATGATTTCGGCCATCCGCATCCCTTCTATGACTTCTCCAATGCCTTGATGTAGGGAAAAAGCGCCTCTTTGAAGCGGCGCCCGGCGTGGTCCGCCCCCACGGCGATACGCATAAAATCCCTCTCCATGAAACTACACTGATTTAACCCTACATAACCTAATAATGCAAGTAAATTCCCATGTGAATGACTTAAATAGGATGTCCCCAAAGTCATCCCTAATACATTTCCCGATCCGGCTTGACCGCTCGGAGATAATTTGTTAAGTTTAAGAACAACATCTAAACCGGAGGGAGTTGCCCACTTGAAGAAGAAAGGATCTTAAATGAAGCCCGTCATTGACCAGGAGACGTGTATTGGGTGCGGGGGGTGCGCGGAAATATGCCCGGCGGTCTTTCAGTTGAATGAAGAGATGGAGAAGGCTGAAGTGATCGATGAAGGGGGCTGCGAGATCGCCGGCTGCTGTGAGGCCGCGGCAGAGAACTGCCCTGTATCGGCGATCAGCCTGATGGATGAATAAATGGAAGGATAAGGTCTGACGGGGAACAAGGAGAACCCATGTCTTTTGAGAATATCTGCCCTGGGGCCAAGAAGATTTTGCAGCCATCCCCGGAGGAGTTCCTTTGCAAAAAGTGCGGGACCAAGGTGGAAATTTGGACCGATGAAATGAACCAGACATGCCCCAAGTGCGGGAGCCCGGTGAGCCGCACCAAGGAGGCGAGCTGCCTGGACTGGTGTCCGAGCGCGGAACAGTGCCTGGGTGTGATGAAATACAACAAGCTCCTGCGTGACGGCATGATTAAAAAAAAGGACCCTAAAAACAAAGATCAGAAAAAGTAAATCCATTCATCCGTATCCCCTTCCCTTCTGCAGAGGCGTTGCTGATTCAAAAAAAATCCCATCATATTAATATGCCTCATTTTCACGAATGGCTGCATAGAAAATAAGCAGGCGCCTTTTTTTTGAGCGGCTGTCCTCAGTTTATGGCGGCTCACTCTCCCATATCTTTTTCTATGATTCCTCTTGGAAGACAATAAGATAGACAGTGTTGACCGAGGTGAGCTTTTTCAGGAAAGCAATTGGCATCCTAATTGCTTTAGGTAAATGAGAGGCAGATGAATGAGGGGAGGTTCATTGAAATTATGATGGGAGGAGGAATGATGAAACATAAGCACAGGAAAGTTTGGCCTTTGATGATTTTTTCAGGGGTTCTGTTTTTGTTCGCTTCAGGTTTGCAGGCCGCAGAAGATGCAGCGCCGTCAATCAATGCCGCGGACACGGCCTGGATGCTGATCTCCACGGCGCTGGTGCTTCTCATGCTTCCCGGACTTGCCCTTTTTTATGGCGGCATGGTGCGGAAGAAGAATGTGCTCTCTTCCATGATGCACAGCTTCGTGGCCATGGCCGTGATCGGTGTGCAGTGGGTGGTGATCGGTTATACCCTCTCATTCGGTCCGGATGTGAATCATTTTATCGGAGGGCTGGATCATCTTTTTTTAAAGGGGATCGGGCCGGAGACCGTTCAGGGGACCATCCCGGCCTATGTCTTCATCATGTTCCAGGGGATGTTTGCCATCATCACCCCGGCCCTGATCAGCGGGGCCATTGCCGAGCGGATGAAGTTTTCCACCTATGTGGTCTTTATCTTCCTCTGGGCGACACTGGTCTATGACCCCATTGCCCACTGGGTCTGGGGGACCGGCGGCTGGCTTTTAAACATGGGCGCACTGGATTATGCCGGTGGGACCGTGGTGCACATCTCTTCGGGTATCTCCGCCCTGGCAGCGATTACCCTGCTGGGGAAACGCAAGGGGTATCTGGAGGTCGGTATCTTTCCGCATAACCTGACCCTGACCCTTCTGGGCGCGGGGCTTCTCTGGTTCGGCTGGTTCGGGTTCAATGCCGGATCTGCCCTGGCTGCAAACGGAAATGCGGCCCTGGCCTTCACCAATACGCAGATCGCCGCAGCGGCCGGTTCTTTATCCTGGATGATGTCAGAGTGGGTGATCCAGAAAAGGCCGAGCGCACTGGGCGCCGCTTCGGGGATCGTGGCGGGTCTGGTAGCCATCACGCCGGCTGCCGGGTTTGTGGAACCCATGTGGGCCCTGGTGATCGGACTGGCAGTCGGTGTGCTCTGTTATTCTGCCATCCTTTTCAAGGCCAAGGCGGGCTATGACGATTCTCTGGACGCCTTCGGCGTGCACGGCGTGGGCGGGACCTTCGGGGCCCTGGCCACAGGCATATTCGCCACCGTGAACGGGACCGGACTGATTGCGGGTCATGGAAGACAGGTGATAGTGCAGTTGACTGCGATCGGCGCCACGATCATCTATGCCTTCACCATGACACTGATTCTGGTCTGGCTGCTGAACAAAATCATGGGACTGCGTGTAACAAGCGATGAAGAGAATACCGGTCTGGACCAGACACAACATGGGGAGATGGGATATCATTTTTAATCGGGAGAAATGGGATTATACCTTAAATTAAGGAGGGAGAGATTATGAAAAAAGTAGAATGCATCATCCAGCCTGGCCGTCTTGATGAAGTCCGGGAAGGGCTCACCGAGATCGGCATCAGCGGTCTGACCGTGACCGAGGTCAAGGGGTATGGCCGGCAGAAGGGGCATACCGAGCTCTACCGCGGGAGTGAATATACCATTGACTTCATCCCGAAGGTTAAACTCGAGATTGTGGTTTCAGAGGATCTGGTGGATCAGATCATCGAAAAGGTGATCGAGAAGGCACGGACAGGCCGGATCGGCGACGGCAAGATTTTTGTGATCTCCATTGAAGATGTTATTCGAGTCCGGACCGGTGAACGGGGCCGGTACGCAATCTGAAATGGAACAGGGACCTAACTTATCAAGGAGGAGAATGGCATGTTTACTTTAATGAGGCAAAAAGCCTCTGAGATCCGTTTGAGAAGTTTTTTTCTGCTGGTATGTATCCTGGCCCTGGTCGGGCCGGTCTCGGTCTTTGCCGAAGAGGCGGCTCCCACCGTGGCCGGGAATGCCGAGGCTATTGCCAAGGTACAGAGTCATTTAGACTTTGTCTGGACGCTGGTAGCGGCCTTTCTGGTCTTCTTCATGCAGGCGGGTTTTGCCATGGTGGAGACTGGGTTCACGCGCGCCAAGAATGCCGTGAACATCATGATGAAGAACCTGATGGATTTTGCCATGGGGAGCCTGGCGTACTGGGCCGTAGGATTCGGGATCATGTTCGGTGTCACGAGCACCGGATGGTTCGGAACCACCGGTTTTTTTCTTTCGGACTTTACAAAGGACGGGGATCAATGGACCCTGGCCTTCTGGATGTTCCAGGTGGTCTTTGCCGCCACGTCAGCCACCATCGTTTCCGGGGCCATGGCCGAACGGACCAAGTTCGTGGGTTATCTGGTCTACAGTGCCGTGATTTCCGCATTCATTTATCCGGTATTCGGGAGCTGGGCC
This window harbors:
- a CDS encoding histidinol-phosphate transaminase — translated: MIQVPEHIRRLIPYVPGKPIEELEREFRLRNSIKLASNENPLGPSPRALEAVQGALAGIHRYPDGNGYYLKEALAERHGLSPEQIILGNGSNQILDLIVRTFFRPGMNAVTSERTFVVYPMAMQAVGGECRAAAMNKETYDLDAMADLVDGETLCVFIANPNNPTGTVIHRKSFEAFMERLSSSVLVVMDEAYFEYVEDPESPDGLEYLKAGKDVIVLRTFSKIYGLAGLRIGYGMADPKIIEAMNRVREPFNTNTLAQAAALSAIGDEAHVRESLEVNREGKAFLYEAFERMGLPYTPTQANFIWVETPVPSREIYDALLSKGVIVRVMGERHLRITIGLPRENQRLAGALEKVIGGRI
- a CDS encoding chorismate mutase, whose translation is MGRLDDLRREIDALDEKILDALNQRAELAIEIGKIKMKENQTVHAPSRELEVLERLGKKNKGPFPNEALLSVYREIMSASLALEEPVKVAYLGPEATFSHLACMRIYGNSARHVPVKSISEVFDAVERGHVHYGVVPIENSTEGGVSYTLDMFLESDLKITSEMLLEISLHLMSISGEMARVRKVYSFPQPTAQCRNWIRKHLSHIPVIDVESTARAAQLASEDPDSAAIASEAAVKVYGLKTIQQRIEDNAQNYTRFLSLSREMAPRTGYDKTSILFSFKNRPGALFNVLQPFADHGINLTKIESRPTKKKAWEYVFYVDMEGHLKDPSVKEALQSLQDQCFFLKVLGSYPRARK
- a CDS encoding molybdenum cofactor biosynthesis protein — its product is MLSRDHSQNVPAGSERSYRVAVLTLSDKGAQGIRDDESGRLLQEMVRDLPGEVIFYKLLPDEAVLIEALLCELSDRGDVDVILTTGGTGVSLRDVTPDATLRVIDREVPGMAEAMRAASLKKTSRAMISRAVCGIRKQTLIINLPGSPRGARENLTVLLPALPHAIDKIRGDQRDCAST
- a CDS encoding MOSC domain-containing protein, producing MAEIISVNISRNKGERKKPVASVMISAGHGIESDAHAGKWHRQVSLLAIESIRKMQALGIEVGPGDFAENLTTENINLVSLPIGTRLRIGDQVEVEVTQIGKVCHDRCEIYRQAGDCVMPREGIFVRVLSGGEVKPGDPILVPSGEGPYVEP
- a CDS encoding ferredoxin; this encodes MKPVIDQETCIGCGGCAEICPAVFQLNEEMEKAEVIDEGGCEIAGCCEAAAENCPVSAISLMDE
- a CDS encoding ammonia channel protein, translated to MMKHKHRKVWPLMIFSGVLFLFASGLQAAEDAAPSINAADTAWMLISTALVLLMLPGLALFYGGMVRKKNVLSSMMHSFVAMAVIGVQWVVIGYTLSFGPDVNHFIGGLDHLFLKGIGPETVQGTIPAYVFIMFQGMFAIITPALISGAIAERMKFSTYVVFIFLWATLVYDPIAHWVWGTGGWLLNMGALDYAGGTVVHISSGISALAAITLLGKRKGYLEVGIFPHNLTLTLLGAGLLWFGWFGFNAGSALAANGNAALAFTNTQIAAAAGSLSWMMSEWVIQKRPSALGAASGIVAGLVAITPAAGFVEPMWALVIGLAVGVLCYSAILFKAKAGYDDSLDAFGVHGVGGTFGALATGIFATVNGTGLIAGHGRQVIVQLTAIGATIIYAFTMTLILVWLLNKIMGLRVTSDEENTGLDQTQHGEMGYHF
- a CDS encoding transcriptional regulator (indirectly regulates nitrogen metabolism; at high nitrogen levels P-II prevents the phosphorylation of NR-I, the transcriptional activator of the glutamine synthetase gene (glnA); at low nitrogen levels P-II is uridylylated to form PII-UMP and interacts with an adenylyltransferase (GlnE) that activates GlnA) codes for the protein MKKVECIIQPGRLDEVREGLTEIGISGLTVTEVKGYGRQKGHTELYRGSEYTIDFIPKVKLEIVVSEDLVDQIIEKVIEKARTGRIGDGKIFVISIEDVIRVRTGERGRYAI